One window of Candidatus Binatia bacterium genomic DNA carries:
- the rpsT gene encoding 30S ribosomal protein S20, with protein MANHPSAEKRHRQSVKRAARNQAIRSRVRTAVKKLRGTVAGGDAEQAKSMLPKVASTLDKAVSKGVLHKNAAARRISRLAKQVAKLG; from the coding sequence ATGGCGAATCATCCGTCCGCTGAGAAAAGGCACCGTCAGTCCGTCAAGCGCGCGGCGCGCAACCAGGCGATCCGCAGCCGCGTCCGCACCGCGGTCAAGAAGCTGCGCGGCACGGTCGCCGGAGGCGACGCCGAGCAGGCGAAGAGCATGCTGCCGAAGGTGGCGAGCACGCTCGACAAGGCCGTGAGCAAGGGCGTGCTGCACAAGAACGCCGCCGCCCGGCGCATCTCGCGGCTCGCCAAGCAGGTCGCGAAGCTCGGCTGA
- the holA gene encoding DNA polymerase III subunit delta: MSAAARDGAADGRALLLVGDPLLVERRLAEIQAKTVGATPGFGAHDVLQGDQADLETIVTAVKMVSPTGKRLVVLRRADRLRDEAQRGVAALLDEIPPGTTFVLLANEPDMRKTLFAALSKRNLVERLEIGAARDPAGTRRALISLIDKMASELGVRFAPQAAETLADHVGNEPQMLARELEKLALRFGSAPVSPEQVLDTVSGERSLEAFALEGALRDRRIAHAIAALRRALARGERPELLVGQIASELRALLRARALLDSGLDEEAAKRAFGGGRGFYVVPRARHWRRRELERALCELSEVDVAAKTGAGAAAARLEAVLLKLRPPRTSRPA, translated from the coding sequence CTGAGCGCGGCGGCGCGAGACGGCGCGGCGGACGGCCGCGCGCTGCTCCTGGTCGGCGATCCGCTGCTGGTCGAGCGACGGCTCGCCGAGATCCAGGCGAAGACCGTCGGCGCCACCCCCGGCTTCGGCGCGCACGACGTCCTGCAGGGCGATCAGGCCGACCTCGAGACCATCGTCACGGCCGTCAAGATGGTCTCGCCGACCGGCAAGCGGCTCGTCGTCCTGCGCCGTGCGGATCGCCTGCGCGACGAGGCGCAGCGTGGCGTCGCGGCGCTGCTCGACGAGATCCCGCCGGGCACGACCTTCGTGCTGCTCGCGAACGAGCCCGACATGCGCAAGACGCTGTTCGCGGCGCTCAGCAAGCGAAACCTCGTCGAGCGGCTCGAGATCGGCGCCGCCCGCGATCCGGCCGGTACCCGCCGCGCCCTGATCTCGCTCATCGACAAGATGGCGAGCGAGCTCGGCGTTCGCTTCGCGCCGCAGGCGGCGGAGACGCTCGCCGACCACGTCGGCAACGAGCCGCAGATGCTCGCGCGCGAGCTCGAGAAGCTCGCGCTGCGCTTCGGCTCGGCGCCCGTGTCGCCGGAGCAGGTGCTCGACACGGTGAGCGGCGAGCGCAGCCTCGAGGCGTTCGCGCTCGAGGGGGCGCTGCGCGACCGGCGCATCGCGCACGCGATCGCGGCGCTGCGCCGTGCGCTCGCCCGGGGCGAGCGTCCGGAGCTGCTCGTCGGGCAGATCGCCTCCGAGCTGCGCGCGCTGCTCCGGGCGCGCGCGCTGCTCGATTCGGGCCTCGATGAGGAGGCGGCCAAGCGCGCGTTCGGAGGCGGTCGCGGCTTCTACGTCGTGCCGCGCGCGCGCCACTGGCGACGGCGCGAGCTCGAGCGGGCGCTGTGCGAGCTGTCGGAGGTCGACGTCGCCGCCAAGACCGGCGCAGGGGCGGCGGCGGCGCGCCTCGAGGCGGTGCTGCTCAAGCTCCGGCCGCCGCGGACGAGCCGCCCGGCGTAG
- the lptE gene encoding LPS assembly lipoprotein LptE: protein MSRISSLLVALLTLALADCGYHFPGEGRTLPGGATSLYIEKFDNRTREAGLDNFVLESLQAEVARRGQFELAPDRSSAQLVLEGTILSLETRPVAFSSADEALQYQTFMTVSALLRDPKTNRVVWRISALRESDSYGAVANTVVTDSPDFITGSTLNPNDLNQLSDVQLSESQQREALDRVLENTSRDLYNAMVEDF from the coding sequence ATGTCGCGCATCTCGAGCCTGCTCGTCGCGCTCTTGACGCTCGCGCTCGCCGACTGCGGCTACCACTTCCCCGGCGAGGGACGCACGCTGCCGGGCGGCGCGACGTCGCTCTACATCGAGAAGTTCGACAACCGCACGCGCGAGGCCGGGCTCGACAACTTCGTCCTCGAGTCGCTGCAGGCCGAGGTCGCGCGCCGCGGCCAGTTCGAGCTCGCGCCCGACCGCAGCTCCGCGCAGCTCGTGCTCGAGGGCACGATCCTCTCGCTCGAGACCCGCCCGGTCGCCTTCTCGAGCGCCGACGAGGCGCTGCAGTACCAGACGTTCATGACCGTCAGCGCGCTGCTGCGGGATCCGAAGACCAATCGGGTCGTGTGGCGGATCAGCGCGCTGCGCGAGAGCGACTCCTACGGCGCCGTCGCGAACACGGTGGTCACGGACTCGCCGGACTTCATCACCGGCTCGACGCTCAACCCGAACGACCTGAACCAGCTGTCGGACGTCCAGCTCTCCGAGTCGCAGCAGCGCGAGGCGCTCGACCGTGTCCTCGAGAACACGTCGCGCGACCTCTACAACGCGATGGTGGAAGACTTCTGA
- the leuS gene encoding leucine--tRNA ligase: MSTLRFDPAIEPRWREFWKREGIFRAGRRPNAPRRYILEMFPYPSGDLHMGHGKNYFIGDALTRYWVMRGYDVLHPFGWDAFGLPAENAAIKYKTHPRDWTLRNIEESKQSLEIAGVMYDWSREVTTCEPDYYRWTQWLFLLLYKRGLAYRAKATVNWDPVDQTVLANEQVDANGRSWRSGALVEKRELEQWFFKITAYAERLLNDLDKLEGWPEKVKAMQRNWIGRSEGAEVEFGIAGRDDRITVFTTRPDTLFGATFLVLAPEHPLVPELTTPENRARVEEYVAQARRRSEIDRQSTEREKTGVALGTNAINPVNGREIPIWIADYVLMGYGTGAIMAVPAHDQRDFEFARTFGLPIEVVISPPGQKLDGATLEAAFAEDGVMVNSGQFDGQENRAAGRAIVEWLGESGRARPKVTYRLRDWLVSRQRYWGAPIPMLHRADGTIVPVPEKDLPVLLPAIDDFLPRGKSPLASSEEFVHAKDPETGEPVLRDTDTMDTFVDSSWYFLRYADAQNQDQIWSKEAIDRWMPVDQYIGGIEHAILHLLYSRFITKVLYDEGLVPEDEPFRALFTQGMVQRRVTTPLERTADGKLVAPEELVKSIGLPSGPLTREEMERELRERSHALIEKDGTLCAQSGPVTMSKSAGNGVPMGPFVREHGSDVARITILFAAPPENNMEWSDEGVGGATRFLNRIVALFGADREAIARLRAELGPERFEAIANQGDGLDEAGAALRRRLHATIKKVTVDTEQFAFNTALAALMELLNEASRQRAAAGSPTPLFCVTAWNFARLLAPFAPHLAEELHCWFGGTGSVYDAGWPTWDEAALTADTIEIVLQVNGKVRDRAMVPRDADEAALREIALASARVREIVGDKPVRKVIVVPGRIVNVVI, from the coding sequence ATGAGCACGCTGCGCTTCGATCCCGCGATCGAGCCGCGCTGGCGCGAGTTCTGGAAGCGCGAGGGGATCTTCCGCGCCGGTCGGCGTCCGAACGCGCCGCGGCGCTACATCCTCGAGATGTTCCCGTACCCCAGCGGCGACCTGCACATGGGGCACGGCAAGAACTACTTCATCGGCGACGCGCTCACCCGCTACTGGGTGATGCGCGGCTACGACGTGCTCCATCCGTTCGGCTGGGACGCGTTCGGCCTGCCCGCCGAGAACGCCGCCATCAAGTACAAAACCCATCCCCGCGACTGGACGCTGCGCAACATCGAGGAGTCGAAGCAGTCGCTCGAGATCGCGGGCGTGATGTACGACTGGTCGCGCGAGGTCACGACCTGCGAGCCGGACTACTACCGCTGGACGCAGTGGCTCTTCCTGCTGCTCTACAAGCGCGGGCTCGCGTACCGGGCGAAGGCGACGGTGAACTGGGACCCCGTCGACCAGACGGTGCTCGCGAACGAGCAGGTCGACGCCAACGGCCGGAGCTGGCGCAGCGGCGCGCTGGTCGAGAAGCGCGAGCTCGAGCAGTGGTTCTTCAAGATCACCGCCTACGCGGAGCGCCTGCTCAACGACCTCGACAAGCTCGAGGGCTGGCCCGAGAAGGTCAAGGCGATGCAGCGGAACTGGATCGGGCGCAGCGAGGGCGCCGAGGTCGAGTTCGGCATCGCCGGACGTGACGACCGCATCACGGTCTTCACGACGCGTCCCGACACGCTGTTCGGCGCGACCTTCCTGGTGCTCGCGCCCGAGCACCCGCTGGTCCCCGAGCTGACGACCCCCGAGAACCGCGCGCGGGTCGAGGAGTACGTCGCGCAGGCGCGCCGTCGCAGCGAGATCGACCGCCAGAGCACCGAGCGCGAGAAGACCGGCGTCGCGCTCGGCACCAACGCGATCAATCCGGTGAACGGGCGCGAGATCCCGATCTGGATCGCGGACTACGTGCTCATGGGCTACGGCACCGGCGCGATCATGGCCGTGCCGGCGCACGACCAGCGCGACTTCGAGTTCGCCCGCACGTTCGGCCTGCCGATCGAGGTCGTGATCTCGCCGCCCGGGCAGAAGCTCGATGGCGCGACGCTCGAGGCCGCCTTCGCCGAGGACGGCGTGATGGTGAACTCCGGGCAGTTCGACGGCCAGGAGAACCGCGCCGCCGGACGCGCGATCGTCGAGTGGCTCGGCGAGAGCGGACGCGCGCGTCCGAAGGTGACCTACCGCCTGCGCGACTGGCTGGTGAGCCGTCAGCGCTACTGGGGCGCGCCGATCCCGATGCTGCACCGCGCGGACGGCACCATCGTCCCGGTGCCGGAGAAGGATCTCCCGGTGCTGCTGCCGGCGATCGACGACTTCCTGCCGCGCGGCAAATCGCCCCTCGCGTCGAGCGAAGAGTTCGTCCACGCAAAGGATCCGGAGACCGGCGAGCCGGTGCTGCGCGACACGGACACGATGGACACCTTCGTCGACTCGTCCTGGTACTTCCTGCGCTACGCCGACGCGCAGAACCAGGACCAGATCTGGTCGAAGGAAGCGATCGACCGCTGGATGCCGGTCGACCAGTACATCGGCGGCATCGAGCACGCGATCCTGCACCTGCTGTACTCGCGCTTCATCACCAAGGTGCTCTACGACGAGGGCCTCGTCCCCGAGGACGAGCCGTTCCGCGCGCTGTTCACGCAGGGCATGGTGCAGCGCCGGGTGACGACGCCGCTCGAGCGCACCGCGGACGGCAAGCTCGTCGCGCCCGAGGAGCTGGTCAAGTCGATCGGTCTGCCGTCGGGACCGCTCACGCGCGAGGAGATGGAGCGCGAGCTGCGCGAGCGCAGCCACGCGCTGATCGAGAAGGACGGCACGCTCTGCGCGCAGAGCGGACCCGTCACGATGAGCAAGAGCGCCGGCAACGGCGTGCCGATGGGGCCGTTCGTGCGCGAGCACGGCTCGGACGTCGCGCGCATCACGATCCTGTTCGCGGCTCCGCCCGAGAACAACATGGAGTGGAGCGACGAAGGTGTGGGCGGCGCGACGCGCTTCCTGAACCGCATCGTCGCGCTGTTCGGCGCCGACCGCGAGGCGATCGCGAGGCTCCGCGCCGAGCTGGGTCCCGAGCGCTTCGAGGCGATCGCCAACCAGGGCGACGGCCTCGACGAGGCGGGCGCGGCGCTGCGCCGGCGGCTGCACGCGACGATCAAGAAGGTCACCGTCGACACCGAGCAGTTCGCGTTCAACACGGCGCTCGCGGCCCTGATGGAGCTGCTGAACGAGGCGTCGCGCCAGCGCGCGGCGGCAGGATCGCCGACGCCGCTCTTCTGCGTGACCGCGTGGAACTTCGCGCGGCTGCTGGCGCCGTTCGCACCGCACCTCGCGGAGGAGCTGCACTGCTGGTTCGGAGGCACCGGCAGCGTCTACGACGCCGGCTGGCCGACCTGGGACGAGGCCGCGCTCACGGCCGACACGATCGAGATCGTGCTGCAGGTGAACGGCAAGGTGCGCGACCGCGCCATGGTGCCGCGCGACGCCGACGAGGCGGCGCTGCGCGAGATCGCGCTCGCGAGCGCCCGGGTGCGCGAGATCGTCGGCGACAAGCCGGTGCGCAAGGTGATCGTCGTGCCGGGACGGATCGTCAACGTCGTGATATGA
- the nusB gene encoding transcription antitermination factor NusB codes for MKASFNARRRARVLAVQALYQVDVAGAAPDQALATALRLSGELEGESGKGAADAAAQEVDVRYAEDLVRYVTEEKARLDALIAAASANWRLDRMARLDAQILRVGTAELVRGETPTPVVIDEAIEIAREYSGDESRAFVNGVLDGVARALAAERAGRAE; via the coding sequence GTGAAGGCGAGCTTCAACGCGCGCCGCCGCGCTCGGGTGCTGGCGGTGCAGGCGCTTTATCAGGTCGACGTCGCCGGGGCGGCGCCCGACCAGGCGCTCGCGACCGCGCTGCGCCTGAGCGGCGAGCTCGAGGGCGAGTCCGGCAAGGGCGCGGCGGACGCTGCTGCGCAAGAGGTCGACGTTCGCTACGCCGAGGACCTCGTGCGCTACGTCACCGAGGAGAAGGCACGGCTCGACGCGCTGATCGCCGCCGCGTCGGCCAACTGGCGTCTCGACCGCATGGCGCGGCTCGACGCGCAGATCCTGCGGGTCGGGACGGCGGAGCTCGTGCGCGGCGAGACGCCGACGCCGGTCGTGATCGACGAGGCGATCGAGATCGCGCGCGAGTACAGCGGCGACGAGTCACGCGCGTTCGTCAACGGCGTGCTCGACGGTGTGGCGCGCGCGCTCGCCGCGGAGCGCGCGGGGAGGGCGGAATGA
- the ribH gene encoding 6,7-dimethyl-8-ribityllumazine synthase, whose translation MREIVGKPDGAGLRVAVVVSRFNRAVTEALLDGALEGLRAHGVADDAIDVLRVPGAFEITVAAEACAASGRYAALVCLGAVVRGETPHFEFIAREVSRGVNEVACRHRIPVAFGVLTTDTMEQALARAGEGHGNKGFEAAVTALEMAALLRAHAQSS comes from the coding sequence ATGCGCGAGATCGTCGGCAAGCCGGACGGCGCCGGGCTGCGCGTCGCGGTCGTGGTGTCGCGCTTCAACCGCGCGGTAACCGAGGCGCTGCTCGACGGCGCGCTCGAGGGGCTGCGCGCGCACGGTGTCGCGGACGACGCGATCGACGTGCTGCGCGTGCCGGGCGCCTTCGAGATCACGGTCGCTGCGGAGGCCTGCGCGGCGAGCGGACGCTACGCGGCGCTGGTCTGCCTCGGCGCGGTGGTGCGCGGCGAGACGCCGCACTTCGAGTTCATCGCCCGCGAGGTGAGCCGCGGCGTCAACGAGGTCGCCTGCCGGCATCGCATCCCGGTCGCCTTCGGCGTGCTCACCACCGACACCATGGAGCAGGCGCTCGCGCGCGCCGGCGAGGGGCACGGCAACAAGGGGTTCGAGGCTGCCGTCACGGCGCTCGAGATGGCGGCCCTGCTACGAGCGCACGCGCAGTCGAGCTGA
- the ribA gene encoding GTP cyclohydrolase II — protein sequence MKPTGEVKSRIARGEHTLQAAIADLAAGRMILVVDDLDDPRQGELCVAAQLTTPEHISFMAVHARALVCLAMLPTAMQRLGIPLMPADRTAGECVPYGTSFEARRGVSTGISAADRAATIRVAIDERSGPNDIVMPGHVPPIQVAPGGVLERPGRIEAALDVVRLAALRPAATVCTVLDPEGEIARGAMLLAFARKHKLKMVSVEAVVQHRLRTELLVERLDEKELESAYGGRFRAIAYRNKVDDSEHMALVRGRPKPGEPVLVRVHSQCLTGDVLGSRRCDCGEQLEAAMRMINAAGRGVLVYLHQEGRGIGLANKIRAYALQDQGLDTVEANLKLGFTDDPRDYGISAQILRDLGISSVKLLTNNTRKISGLTNYGIEVVERVPLEVRPHDLNIGYLRTKRAKLGHMLTSLDVAAESGEGA from the coding sequence ATGAAGCCGACGGGAGAAGTGAAGAGCCGCATCGCGCGCGGCGAGCACACGCTGCAGGCCGCGATCGCGGATCTCGCGGCGGGCCGCATGATTCTCGTCGTCGACGACCTCGACGACCCGCGGCAGGGCGAGCTCTGCGTCGCCGCCCAGCTCACGACCCCCGAGCACATCAGCTTCATGGCGGTGCACGCGCGGGCGCTCGTCTGCCTCGCGATGCTGCCGACGGCGATGCAGCGCCTCGGCATCCCGCTCATGCCGGCCGACCGCACGGCGGGCGAGTGCGTGCCCTACGGGACGTCGTTCGAGGCGCGGCGCGGGGTGTCGACCGGCATCTCGGCCGCGGACCGCGCGGCGACGATCCGGGTCGCGATCGACGAGCGCAGCGGGCCGAACGACATCGTCATGCCGGGCCACGTGCCGCCGATCCAGGTCGCGCCGGGCGGCGTGCTCGAGCGTCCGGGACGCATCGAGGCCGCGCTCGACGTCGTGCGCCTCGCGGCGCTGCGTCCCGCGGCGACGGTGTGCACGGTGCTCGATCCCGAGGGCGAGATCGCGCGCGGCGCGATGCTGCTCGCGTTCGCGCGCAAGCACAAGCTCAAGATGGTGTCGGTCGAGGCGGTGGTGCAGCACCGCCTGCGCACCGAGCTGCTGGTCGAGCGCCTCGACGAGAAGGAGCTCGAGAGCGCCTACGGCGGACGCTTCCGCGCGATCGCGTACCGCAACAAGGTCGACGACAGCGAGCACATGGCGCTCGTGCGCGGACGACCGAAGCCGGGCGAGCCGGTGCTGGTCCGCGTGCACTCGCAGTGCTTGACGGGTGACGTCCTCGGCTCGCGCCGCTGCGACTGCGGCGAGCAGCTCGAGGCGGCGATGCGGATGATCAACGCGGCCGGCCGCGGCGTGCTGGTCTACCTCCACCAGGAGGGACGCGGCATCGGGCTCGCGAACAAGATCCGCGCCTACGCGCTGCAGGACCAGGGGCTCGACACCGTCGAGGCGAACCTCAAGCTCGGCTTCACCGACGACCCGCGCGACTACGGCATCAGCGCGCAGATCCTGCGCGACCTCGGCATCTCGAGCGTCAAGCTGCTGACCAACAACACGCGCAAGATCAGCGGCCTCACGAACTACGGCATCGAGGTCGTCGAGCGCGTCCCGCTCGAGGTCCGGCCGCACGATCTCAACATCGGCTACCTGCGCACCAAGCGGGCGAAGCTCGGCCACATGCTGACGTCGCTCGACGTCGCGGCGGAGTCGGGAGAGGGCGCCTGA